In the Flavisolibacter tropicus genome, one interval contains:
- a CDS encoding MBL fold metallo-hydrolase, with protein MQPTYYICKTCGVQYNASVNTPTHCPICEDDRQYVKEEGQQWTTLEELNASFTNTIDQIADRVYAIYTTPSFAIGQRAHLIQTPGGNILWDCIANLDAATITRINELGGISAIALSHPHYFSTIIEWSEAFGNAPVYINALDAEWLGRTDKCIQLWSEPVLDLWDGIQLVRCGGHFPGASILYWPAGKGALFVGDTIQVAPNRKTVSFMYSYPNMIPLPKREILSIQATAAPLTYDAMYGAFGQYIRTNAQAAMERSVKRYLEIFD; from the coding sequence ATGCAGCCCACCTATTACATCTGCAAAACATGTGGTGTACAATACAATGCTTCTGTTAATACACCTACACATTGCCCTATATGTGAAGACGACAGGCAGTATGTAAAAGAAGAAGGGCAACAGTGGACTACCTTAGAAGAATTAAATGCCAGCTTTACAAACACAATAGACCAGATAGCAGATCGTGTTTATGCTATTTACACAACACCATCATTTGCTATTGGCCAACGAGCGCATTTGATACAAACACCTGGTGGTAATATTCTATGGGATTGTATTGCTAACCTGGATGCGGCTACGATTACTCGGATCAATGAGTTGGGCGGTATCAGCGCCATTGCTTTGTCGCACCCACACTATTTCTCTACCATCATAGAATGGAGCGAAGCTTTTGGGAACGCACCTGTTTATATTAATGCATTGGATGCAGAGTGGCTGGGTAGAACGGATAAATGTATACAGCTATGGAGTGAGCCAGTTTTGGATCTATGGGATGGCATTCAACTGGTACGTTGCGGCGGCCACTTTCCAGGCGCTTCTATTCTTTACTGGCCAGCTGGTAAAGGTGCGTTGTTTGTAGGCGATACGATACAAGTGGCGCCTAACCGAAAGACGGTGTCGTTCATGTATAGTTACCCCAACATGATACCGCTACCTAAGCGAGAAATTCTTAGCATACAAGCTACAGCAGCACCGTTAACATATGATGCCATGTATGGTGCCTTTGGTCAATATATACGTACCAATGCACAAGCGGCTATGGAACGATCAGTGAAGCGCTATTTAGAAATCTTTGACTAA
- a CDS encoding DinB family protein — protein sequence MDTIASIQKDLQAVTEKLIQLLQSFTPDAFTKRPAEQNWSAAEVAEHLLIVNKNLSYVLKLDGATPDRDPDKKLAVIKEALSDRTMKIVAPESVKPTGTVQNQQELVDGLQYCMQQISRVVGEKDLYELCEQYPHPRLGRLTRFEWLYFIIYHTERHCSQLADIYSEVEASASI from the coding sequence ATGGACACCATCGCTTCTATTCAGAAAGATTTGCAGGCAGTCACTGAAAAATTGATCCAACTGTTACAGTCTTTTACACCGGATGCTTTTACGAAAAGACCTGCGGAACAAAACTGGTCAGCGGCCGAAGTGGCAGAGCATTTACTCATTGTGAATAAGAACCTATCGTATGTATTGAAGTTGGATGGCGCTACGCCTGATAGAGATCCTGATAAAAAGCTGGCTGTAATAAAAGAGGCATTATCCGATCGAACAATGAAGATCGTTGCGCCTGAGAGCGTAAAGCCAACAGGCACGGTGCAAAATCAACAAGAGTTGGTTGATGGCTTACAATATTGTATGCAGCAGATCAGTCGGGTAGTGGGCGAAAAAGATCTATATGAACTATGTGAGCAATACCCGCATCCTCGACTGGGCCGCTTAACTCGTTTCGAATGGCTCTACTTCATTATTTATCATACGGAGAGACATTGCAGTCAGTTAGCCGATATCTATAGTGAAGTTGAGGCTAGTGCTAGCATATAG